From Limibacillus halophilus, the proteins below share one genomic window:
- a CDS encoding TIGR01459 family HAD-type hydrolase yields the protein MNSNIPLMTGFEPLAKRYKGLIVDLFGVLHNGVAALPGAVEAARRYRAGGGKLLILSNAPRRNCAVRESCAAMGIDGSVYDELLSSGEETWRHLKERPDSWYVNLGNRCFHMGPDQDPGMRAGLDLSFVEAPEEADFVLHTGAHMPEDSLERFAAVTQRCAALNLPMICANPDLEVLRGSTREICAGAVAAYYETLGGEVRYHGKPHPDIYERALGLLGLAPGDPILCIGDTLRTDVAGAQVAGLDSLWILSGIHAQALDLTPDKTPSPTALSDFCASQGLYPTYAQDWLRW from the coding sequence ATGAACAGCAACATTCCACTGATGACCGGCTTTGAGCCCTTGGCCAAGCGTTACAAGGGCCTGATCGTCGATCTGTTCGGTGTGCTGCACAATGGTGTTGCGGCGCTTCCAGGAGCCGTCGAGGCGGCGCGGCGCTACCGCGCTGGTGGCGGGAAACTCTTGATCCTCTCCAACGCCCCGCGCCGCAATTGCGCCGTGCGGGAAAGCTGCGCGGCCATGGGCATTGATGGCAGTGTGTACGACGAACTCCTGTCTTCGGGCGAGGAAACCTGGCGGCACCTGAAAGAGAGGCCGGATTCCTGGTATGTGAACCTGGGTAATCGCTGCTTTCACATGGGGCCCGATCAGGATCCGGGAATGCGCGCGGGCCTGGACCTCAGTTTCGTCGAAGCGCCTGAGGAAGCGGACTTTGTGTTGCACACCGGCGCGCACATGCCAGAGGATTCCCTAGAACGGTTCGCCGCGGTCACCCAGCGATGCGCCGCATTGAATTTGCCGATGATCTGCGCCAACCCGGACCTGGAGGTCCTGCGCGGTTCAACGCGGGAAATCTGCGCCGGCGCGGTGGCCGCCTACTACGAAACCTTGGGTGGTGAAGTTCGTTACCACGGCAAGCCGCACCCCGACATCTATGAACGCGCGCTGGGCTTGCTCGGCCTTGCACCTGGCGACCCCATTCTTTGCATCGGTGATACGCTGCGCACGGATGTCGCCGGAGCCCAGGTCGCGGGACTCGACTCGCTCTGGATTCTATCGGGCATCCATGCGCAGGCGCTCGACCTGACGCCTGATAAGACGCCCTCCCCCACTGCGCTGTCTGATTTTTGTGCCTCGCAAGGCTTGTATCCGACCTACGCCCAGGACTGGCTGCGCTGGTAA
- a CDS encoding cobalamin-dependent protein (Presence of a B(12) (cobalamin)-binding domain implies dependence on cobalamin itself, in one of its several forms, or in some unusual lineages, dependence on a cobalamin-like analog.), translating to MLDPVTNPLFGDGLPSGKVALESGRKRSREVQVGASAFLDHYGVDCEITYKRQAIAEGRIMQHAQIGFRDPALSREAWTAIARAVEAEGGRIDRYGICLDWSMGYPLAERTHRGKGTGLILEGAEAFRALTAAGPVAPHFGDFVIGLPAALENTAFALQAGATAIGNLGQYFTFRMPGCTEDVATTQATVEALALCAAQPVPILIHSNLDDGFAALFTDLACAFGAVLLERYIVEDLIGGVIGHCYGHTFSDPLARLAFQRALAWDRDIPGTMVYGNTTLYREAVPAAINQAKLGSYLTIDMVAQVLLPSGHAVTPIPVTEADRIPDIGEVIDAQLHAVGLAPRAAALADLFDIAAAEAQTALLLEAGGRFKQRVLDGLQTAGVAIDDPLHLLLALRRIGARRLEELYGPGEADPAVLRGRRPVIEASPVRELRDQAEAVTACLSDTERDALSAANLCVCIASSDVHEYGKMLLAETLRRSGIRTSDAGVHAEPEALAALAAKEGASALAISTYNGVALDYLRSVKAAFEAAGLSIPIFIGGKLNQIPKDSNSALPQDVSGQLRTLGAVPCRRVEDMLRTLAKGL from the coding sequence TATAAGCGCCAGGCAATTGCCGAGGGGCGCATCATGCAACATGCGCAGATCGGCTTCCGTGACCCGGCATTGAGCCGAGAGGCTTGGACCGCGATTGCGCGTGCGGTCGAAGCCGAAGGAGGACGGATCGACCGGTATGGCATTTGTCTCGATTGGTCGATGGGTTACCCGCTTGCCGAGCGCACGCATCGCGGCAAGGGCACAGGGCTGATACTGGAGGGTGCCGAGGCCTTTCGCGCCTTGACGGCGGCTGGTCCCGTTGCACCCCACTTCGGTGATTTCGTGATTGGGCTTCCCGCTGCGCTGGAGAACACCGCGTTCGCCTTGCAGGCCGGGGCGACGGCTATCGGTAACTTGGGTCAGTATTTTACCTTCCGCATGCCCGGTTGTACTGAGGATGTAGCGACCACCCAGGCGACCGTCGAAGCTTTGGCGCTCTGCGCCGCTCAACCTGTCCCAATCCTGATTCATTCCAATCTGGACGACGGCTTTGCCGCGCTCTTCACGGACCTGGCCTGCGCCTTCGGGGCGGTACTGCTGGAACGCTACATTGTCGAGGACCTGATCGGCGGTGTTATCGGTCACTGCTACGGTCATACTTTTTCCGATCCCCTGGCGCGTCTGGCCTTTCAAAGGGCGCTGGCGTGGGATCGCGACATTCCCGGCACGATGGTCTACGGCAACACGACGCTTTACCGCGAGGCCGTACCCGCTGCGATCAATCAGGCGAAGCTCGGCAGTTACCTGACGATTGATATGGTGGCTCAGGTCTTGCTGCCCAGCGGGCACGCGGTGACGCCCATACCCGTAACCGAAGCCGATCGCATTCCCGACATCGGCGAGGTGATCGACGCGCAACTTCATGCCGTCGGATTGGCGCCGCGCGCTGCCGCCCTCGCAGATCTATTCGATATTGCCGCCGCCGAGGCGCAAACGGCTTTACTGCTGGAGGCGGGCGGTCGATTCAAGCAGCGTGTTCTCGACGGGCTTCAAACCGCCGGTGTTGCCATCGACGATCCTTTGCACCTGTTGTTGGCACTCCGCCGGATTGGTGCGCGTCGCTTGGAGGAACTTTACGGCCCGGGTGAGGCGGATCCGGCGGTGTTGCGCGGCAGGCGGCCGGTGATCGAGGCTTCCCCGGTGCGTGAGTTGCGCGATCAGGCGGAGGCCGTGACGGCCTGTCTCAGCGATACCGAGCGGGACGCGCTTTCAGCGGCGAATCTGTGTGTCTGCATCGCCTCCAGCGATGTGCATGAGTACGGCAAGATGCTGTTGGCCGAGACGCTCCGGCGCAGCGGAATTCGGACCTCGGACGCCGGTGTGCATGCCGAGCCGGAGGCACTGGCCGCGCTTGCGGCGAAGGAAGGCGCGAGTGCGTTGGCCATCAGCACCTACAATGGTGTGGCGCTTGATTATCTGCGCAGCGTGAAGGCGGCATTTGAGGCCGCCGGGCTCTCGATTCCCATCTTTATCGGCGGCAAGCTGAATCAGATTCCCAAGGATAGCAATTCGGCCTTGCCGCAGGATGTGAGCGGCCAGCTCCGGACCCTGGGCGCCGTCCCCTGCCGACGGGTGGAGGACATGCTACGGACGTTGGCCAAGGGACTCTGA